The following proteins are encoded in a genomic region of Comamonas resistens:
- a CDS encoding Tex family protein: MQKIIGQIAQELDVKPQQVSAAVELLDGGATVPFVARYRKEATGGLDDTQLRTLHERLTYLRELEDRRVTVLKAIDEQGKLTDALRLAIASAPTKQELEDIYLPFKQKRRTKGQIAKEFGIEPLADRLFADPTLDPHKEAEAFCKPATVLDDGKPGPDFSTTFAVLDGVRDILSERWAEDPALVQKLREWLWDEGLLKSKKVESKNENDPEVAKFRDYFEYDEPIGRVPSHRALAVFRGRALEVLEAKLVQPVEPEPGQPSLAEGKIALHLGWSHAKRAADDLIRKCVAWTWRVKLSLSTERDLFSRLREDAEKVAIKVFGDNLRDLLLAAPAGQRAVIGLDPGIRTGVKVAVVDSTGKLVDTTTIYPHEPRRDWDGSLAVLARLVEKHDINLIAIGNGTASRETDKLAADLIKIASKADKKIEKVVVSEAGASVYSASEFAAQEMPDIDVSLRGAASIARRLQDPLAELVKIDPKSIGVGQYQHDVNQSELARQLDAVVEDCVNSVGVDLNTASAPLLTRVSGLSGSVAKSVVRWRDANGSFRNRKQLMDVAGLGAKTFEQAAGFLRIRGGDNPLDMTGVHPETYPVVEQIIVKTGKPIDQIMGRGEVLKSLKPEQFADDKFGAVTIKDILGELEKPGRDPRPDFVVARFNDGVEDIKDLKEGMTLEGTVSNVAQFGAFVDLGVHQDGLVHVSQMSHKFVEDAREVVKTGQIVKVKVLEVDVERKRISLTMKLDAAPARRDGPRDNRFEGAGRGNSYGGNRGGGRDGYAQPQRGNQPTQQNAMASAFAKLQGLKK, translated from the coding sequence ATGCAAAAAATCATTGGTCAGATTGCTCAGGAACTGGATGTCAAGCCGCAGCAGGTCAGTGCGGCGGTGGAGCTGCTGGACGGCGGTGCCACGGTTCCGTTTGTGGCCCGCTACCGCAAGGAAGCCACGGGCGGGCTCGACGACACGCAGCTGCGCACGCTTCATGAACGCCTGACCTACCTGCGCGAGCTGGAAGACCGCCGCGTGACCGTGCTCAAGGCCATTGACGAGCAGGGCAAGCTGACCGATGCGCTGCGCCTGGCGATTGCCAGTGCGCCGACCAAGCAGGAGCTGGAAGACATCTACCTGCCGTTCAAGCAAAAGCGCCGCACCAAGGGCCAGATCGCCAAGGAGTTCGGCATCGAACCCCTGGCCGACAGGCTGTTCGCCGACCCCACGCTCGATCCGCACAAGGAGGCCGAGGCCTTCTGCAAGCCTGCCACCGTGCTGGATGACGGCAAACCCGGTCCTGACTTCAGCACCACCTTTGCCGTGCTGGACGGCGTACGCGACATCCTGTCCGAGCGCTGGGCCGAGGACCCGGCGCTGGTGCAGAAGCTGCGCGAATGGCTGTGGGATGAAGGCCTGCTCAAGTCCAAGAAGGTCGAGAGCAAGAACGAAAACGACCCCGAGGTCGCCAAGTTTCGCGACTACTTCGAGTACGACGAGCCCATTGGCCGCGTGCCCTCGCACCGTGCCCTGGCCGTGTTCCGTGGCCGTGCACTGGAGGTTCTCGAAGCCAAGCTGGTGCAACCTGTCGAGCCTGAACCGGGCCAACCCAGCCTCGCCGAGGGCAAGATCGCGCTGCACCTGGGCTGGAGCCACGCCAAGCGCGCGGCCGACGACCTGATCCGCAAATGCGTGGCCTGGACATGGCGCGTGAAGCTGAGCCTGTCCACCGAGCGCGACCTGTTCTCGCGCCTGCGCGAGGATGCTGAAAAGGTGGCCATCAAGGTCTTCGGCGACAACCTGCGCGACCTGCTGCTGGCCGCACCCGCGGGCCAGCGCGCCGTGATCGGCCTGGACCCCGGCATCCGCACCGGCGTCAAGGTGGCCGTGGTGGACAGCACCGGCAAGCTGGTGGATACGACCACCATCTACCCGCATGAGCCGCGCCGCGACTGGGACGGCTCGCTGGCCGTGCTCGCCCGTCTGGTGGAAAAGCACGATATCAATCTGATTGCCATCGGTAACGGCACAGCCAGCCGCGAAACCGACAAGCTGGCGGCAGACCTGATCAAGATCGCGTCCAAGGCCGACAAGAAGATCGAGAAGGTGGTGGTCAGCGAGGCCGGTGCCTCGGTCTATTCGGCCAGTGAGTTTGCGGCGCAGGAAATGCCCGATATCGACGTAAGCCTGCGCGGTGCGGCATCGATTGCCCGTCGCCTGCAGGATCCGCTGGCCGAGCTGGTCAAGATCGACCCCAAGAGCATTGGCGTGGGCCAGTACCAGCACGATGTGAACCAGAGCGAGCTGGCCCGCCAACTGGATGCCGTGGTCGAGGATTGCGTGAACTCCGTGGGCGTGGACTTGAACACCGCTTCTGCCCCGTTGCTGACGCGCGTTTCCGGCCTGTCGGGCTCGGTCGCCAAGTCGGTCGTGCGCTGGCGCGATGCCAATGGCTCGTTCAGGAACCGCAAGCAGTTGATGGACGTGGCGGGCCTCGGCGCCAAGACCTTCGAGCAGGCGGCGGGCTTTTTGCGCATACGCGGCGGCGACAACCCGCTGGACATGACCGGCGTGCATCCCGAGACCTACCCGGTGGTGGAGCAGATCATCGTCAAGACCGGCAAGCCGATCGACCAGATCATGGGCCGCGGCGAGGTGCTCAAAAGCCTCAAGCCCGAGCAGTTTGCCGACGACAAATTCGGCGCCGTGACCATCAAGGACATCCTGGGCGAACTCGAGAAGCCGGGCCGCGATCCGCGCCCTGACTTCGTGGTGGCGCGCTTCAACGACGGTGTGGAAGACATCAAGGACCTCAAGGAAGGCATGACGCTGGAAGGCACGGTGAGCAACGTGGCCCAGTTCGGTGCCTTTGTGGACCTGGGCGTGCACCAGGACGGCCTGGTCCATGTGAGCCAGATGAGCCACAAGTTCGTCGAGGACGCACGCGAGGTGGTCAAGACCGGCCAGATCGTCAAGGTCAAGGTGCTGGAAGTCGATGTGGAGCGCAAGCGCATCAGCCTGACCATGAAGCTCGATGCAGCGCCCGCAAGACGCGACGGCCCGCGCGACAACCGCTTCGAGGGCGCTGGCCGTGGCAACAGCTATGGCGGCAATCGTGGCGGTGGTCGGGACGGCTATGCGCAGCCTCAGCGTGGTAACCAGCCCACACAGCAAAATGCCATGGCTTCAGCTTTTGCCAAACTGCAGGGCCTGAAGAAATAA
- a CDS encoding alpha/beta hydrolase family protein — MRGQKGRILPAIAVLLLVAFVGMKMTSRGWMSLDKLKDRVEAERPMPLVWPPALAAADEGFCHTVKLNLAQIDKAQEEGLAVDKSRRCISRTTMAEYEAEKARHAAARRANAARREEQAQIEKTVEQQISTGAITLQNLLQARAGLQTQIVTALLPNARTAIAPMPQPPAQWFVPMSYASGNLQLKAFVTPDPGGGRKLPLMVWLTGGDSNTLGDFWTEGAAANDQSAAAFRKAGMAMLFPALRGGNDNPGQREYFWGEVQDVAAAILQAAQLPYVDASRIYLGGHSTGATLALLTASAGLPVQGVFAFGPVDDISGYDWPVKWGQLPVEERRLRSPMYWLHGIKSPTWIIEGSKRPSNINSLDNLCAVRKSEHVHCVTVHGSDHFSVLQPMTRRIASQLVMGQPVQLQRDEKL, encoded by the coding sequence ATGCGAGGACAAAAAGGCCGGATTCTGCCGGCCATTGCTGTATTGCTGCTGGTGGCGTTTGTGGGCATGAAAATGACATCCCGAGGGTGGATGTCGCTCGACAAGCTCAAGGACAGGGTGGAAGCAGAGCGCCCCATGCCCCTGGTCTGGCCTCCGGCGCTCGCCGCTGCCGACGAAGGTTTTTGTCATACCGTCAAGCTCAATCTTGCGCAAATCGACAAAGCGCAGGAGGAGGGGCTGGCGGTGGACAAGAGTCGTCGCTGCATCAGCCGCACCACGATGGCTGAGTACGAGGCAGAAAAAGCCCGTCATGCGGCAGCCAGGCGTGCCAATGCTGCGCGACGCGAAGAGCAGGCGCAGATAGAAAAAACGGTGGAGCAGCAGATATCGACGGGGGCCATCACCTTGCAGAATCTGCTGCAGGCGCGTGCGGGACTGCAGACGCAGATCGTCACGGCGCTGCTGCCCAATGCTAGGACGGCCATCGCGCCCATGCCGCAGCCGCCCGCACAGTGGTTTGTACCCATGAGCTATGCCAGTGGCAATCTGCAGCTCAAAGCCTTTGTCACGCCCGATCCCGGTGGTGGACGCAAACTGCCGCTGATGGTGTGGCTGACCGGTGGGGACTCCAACACCCTGGGGGATTTCTGGACCGAAGGGGCGGCTGCGAATGACCAGAGCGCCGCGGCCTTTCGCAAGGCCGGCATGGCCATGCTGTTCCCTGCGCTGCGCGGCGGCAACGACAACCCGGGGCAGCGCGAGTACTTCTGGGGCGAGGTGCAGGACGTGGCCGCGGCCATCCTGCAGGCAGCGCAGCTGCCTTATGTCGATGCTTCGCGCATCTATCTGGGTGGCCACAGCACAGGCGCTACGCTGGCACTGCTGACGGCAAGCGCGGGGCTGCCTGTACAGGGGGTGTTTGCTTTCGGTCCGGTGGACGATATCAGCGGCTATGACTGGCCGGTGAAATGGGGGCAGTTGCCAGTCGAGGAGAGGCGGCTGCGCTCGCCCATGTACTGGCTGCATGGCATCAAGAGCCCGACCTGGATCATCGAGGGCAGCAAGCGACCCAGCAATATCAACAGTCTGGACAATCTTTGTGCTGTACGAAAATCGGAGCATGTGCACTGCGTTACCGTTCACGGGAGTGACCACTTTTCCGTGTTACAACCCATGACGCGCAGGATTGCCAGCCAGTTGGTCATGGGGCAGCCGGTGCAACTGCAAAGAGATGAAAAGCTATAG
- a CDS encoding HDOD domain-containing protein gives MKSYRTAGEPVAAQPALPPKEEVAERSSVPGETRTKPLPLAAVLEAQSTLPSQPRALALLASELLRPQPHMRSLSQLFSMDPVLAARLLAMANGPAHLMRQRVHSIPEALVVLSPMQLRQLLHKARPGVDRPSASGWQLASFWRYSLDTARLARALAMSVQCNASAAYALGLVHGLGELLLQQADPGTATRLTELLEPLHPRRPLVEMQLMGYCSAQICAHLAKQWSLPSVLAEALQYMHQPLQQPVFEPLTGVLHLAMWRAGTRALGWSERQLAVSFPAEVGLALGMDIDMVLRQASIDWHAGGEPDVIF, from the coding sequence ATGAAAAGCTATAGAACAGCGGGTGAGCCTGTCGCTGCGCAGCCTGCCCTGCCGCCCAAGGAAGAAGTGGCAGAGCGGTCTTCCGTACCGGGCGAGACTCGCACCAAACCACTGCCGTTAGCTGCCGTGCTGGAGGCACAGTCCACGCTGCCCAGCCAGCCGCGGGCGCTTGCGCTGCTAGCTAGCGAGCTGCTCAGACCACAGCCGCATATGCGCAGTCTGTCGCAGCTTTTTTCCATGGATCCTGTGCTTGCCGCCCGCTTGCTGGCCATGGCCAATGGCCCCGCGCATTTGATGCGCCAACGCGTGCACAGCATTCCCGAGGCGCTGGTCGTGCTCTCTCCCATGCAGCTGCGCCAGTTGCTGCACAAGGCCCGGCCCGGGGTGGATCGTCCTTCGGCCTCTGGCTGGCAGCTGGCATCGTTTTGGCGCTATAGCCTGGATACGGCTCGTCTGGCGCGTGCGCTGGCCATGTCGGTGCAATGCAATGCTTCGGCAGCCTATGCACTGGGGCTGGTCCATGGCCTGGGTGAGCTGCTGCTGCAGCAGGCAGACCCGGGCACCGCGACCCGGCTGACCGAGCTGCTGGAGCCGCTGCACCCGCGCAGGCCTTTGGTGGAGATGCAACTGATGGGCTACTGCTCGGCCCAGATCTGCGCCCATCTGGCCAAGCAGTGGAGTCTTCCCTCCGTGCTGGCCGAAGCGCTGCAATATATGCACCAGCCGCTGCAGCAGCCGGTCTTCGAGCCTTTGACCGGGGTGTTGCATCTGGCCATGTGGCGGGCCGGTACGCGCGCCTTGGGATGGAGCGAGCGCCAGCTGGCGGTTTCGTTTCCCGCAGAAGTCGGGCTGGCGCTGGGCATGGATATCGACATGGTGTTGCGCCAGGCATCGATTGACTGGCATGCGGGCGGCGAGCCCGATGTGATTTTCTAG
- a CDS encoding patatin-like phospholipase family protein, with protein sequence MTSSPRSLRIYAGPKALTHLRQNGLAPEDVRVIPAAAGGPKGLILGPLDRFIFGHWLARSRLPVDLVGASIGAWRMATACLEQPVQAFERLESDYIAQRFDPPAGQKRTPAWLVSERFAQSLQDFYGGRVAEVLNHPRYRLHVVTSRGQKLLARESRWRTPVGYLGAFAANALHRPALGRWLERVVFSTGESGSVHGLPFSAGGLRTRQVSLNEANFMDAVRASCSIPFVLQAVHDISGAPRGAYWDGGITDYHMHLDYVASQASEGSGGIVLYPHFQKAVVPGWLDKGLRWRHKPSRFLDAMVVLAPDPAWVAGLPRGKLPDRHDFVDFGSDHDARAAAWNAATAASRQLADEFAQWLEHPDMSRVEAL encoded by the coding sequence ATGACTTCTTCTCCGCGCAGCTTGCGCATCTATGCCGGCCCCAAGGCTCTGACCCATCTGCGCCAGAATGGATTGGCGCCTGAGGATGTGCGTGTCATTCCTGCCGCAGCAGGCGGGCCCAAGGGCTTGATTCTGGGGCCGCTTGATCGCTTTATTTTCGGCCATTGGCTGGCGCGGAGCCGGCTGCCGGTCGACCTGGTGGGCGCCTCCATCGGAGCCTGGCGCATGGCGACGGCCTGTCTGGAGCAGCCCGTGCAGGCATTCGAGCGGCTGGAGAGCGACTACATCGCCCAGCGGTTTGATCCGCCCGCCGGGCAAAAGCGCACACCGGCCTGGCTGGTCAGTGAGCGGTTTGCACAGAGTCTGCAGGATTTCTATGGCGGCAGAGTGGCCGAGGTGCTGAACCACCCGCGCTACCGCCTGCATGTGGTGACTTCGCGTGGGCAAAAGCTGCTGGCGCGCGAATCGCGCTGGCGCACGCCGGTCGGCTACCTGGGCGCATTTGCCGCCAACGCGCTGCACAGGCCCGCCCTGGGGCGCTGGCTGGAGCGCGTGGTGTTTTCCACGGGTGAGAGCGGCTCTGTGCATGGACTGCCTTTTTCGGCGGGCGGCTTGCGCACGCGGCAGGTGAGCCTGAACGAGGCCAACTTCATGGATGCGGTGCGCGCCAGCTGCTCGATTCCCTTTGTGCTGCAGGCCGTGCACGATATCTCAGGCGCGCCGCGCGGGGCCTATTGGGATGGTGGCATTACCGACTATCACATGCACCTGGACTATGTGGCGTCGCAGGCCTCGGAGGGAAGCGGCGGCATCGTGCTTTATCCCCATTTCCAGAAAGCCGTGGTGCCGGGCTGGCTCGACAAGGGGCTGCGCTGGCGGCACAAGCCCAGCCGTTTTCTGGATGCCATGGTGGTTCTGGCCCCGGACCCCGCCTGGGTAGCAGGCCTGCCGCGTGGCAAGCTACCTGACCGCCATGACTTTGTGGATTTCGGCAGCGACCATGACGCCCGGGCCGCAGCCTGGAATGCTGCAACTGCTGCCAGCCGGCAATTGGCCGATGAATTTGCGCAATGGCTGGAGCATCCGGATATGTCCCGGGTGGAGGCTTTGTAG
- a CDS encoding AI-2E family transporter, with protein MPGLVQLGDMVPALRLLVGMMIASLVIAALYFGREMLIPLALASLLGFLLDPAVSRLKRWGLPRLAAAVVVVALALGVLGGLGMYLGSQVQQLSADLPTYQSTIRDKLRGLRKKANMPSAWDGVFKTYHTVEKEMVNTDGKPARVQKVQIETPESKPTTQMLQWLSRIAEPVTTAGIVLLFVILILLDRDELRDRLLRLMGGNLHLATDALDEASRRIGKYLRMQFIVNLSYGIPLAAGLWLIGVPGAILWGVLGAIMRFVPYVGPMLSAVFPLALAFAVDPGWNMFLMTLGLILLLELISNNVIEPWLYGSSTGLSTLSIIVAATFWTALWGPIGLILSTPLTVCLLVMGRNIPSLKFIEILLGSEPVLGPQQRLYQRLLADDSDDAVSTALETVEQGLPVRPGQQDKANAVSNFYDEVAIPALRIATQQHLETATAEHRLRLSSGMDALLEELQEHYPVSNEPQPDAAGKPRRRLRIHSAGARWEVDTLAAAMVAHVEGLYGHEVSSSDWALATQTHLGLRSSHGLPADKDWRQAMQYTDLLVLSMFNSQPQSMARRLVRRMQRRWPDVPIVLALFNAPTAAADPGFAARCGAQACVTSMHELHLWVEALQAEELSEGVIAAPVSEDDAARVQCLHDSGVMDEALTPLYRDTVQKAINAFNTRWAQVSWVDAQHVYAPGSLLVLQTEGDHGAGMAREQSICSYVVYQAELVVIGDIARDPRFSGNPNLQQKQVRFYAGAPLIDRKGYVLGCFAIMDDQPRNMSDDDMALLSNMAEQLMQDIRETRRQGHADKE; from the coding sequence ATGCCTGGCCTGGTGCAGCTGGGCGATATGGTGCCGGCGCTGCGCCTGCTGGTGGGCATGATGATCGCGAGCCTGGTGATCGCGGCCCTGTACTTTGGACGGGAGATGCTGATTCCGCTGGCTCTGGCTTCGTTGCTGGGCTTTTTGCTGGATCCGGCCGTCTCGCGCCTCAAGCGCTGGGGCCTGCCACGGCTGGCTGCAGCCGTGGTGGTGGTGGCGCTGGCGCTGGGTGTGCTGGGAGGGCTTGGCATGTATCTGGGCAGCCAGGTGCAGCAGCTCAGCGCGGATCTGCCAACCTACCAGTCCACCATCCGCGACAAGCTGCGTGGCCTGCGCAAAAAAGCCAATATGCCCAGCGCCTGGGATGGAGTCTTCAAAACCTATCACACCGTGGAAAAGGAGATGGTCAACACGGACGGCAAGCCAGCACGCGTGCAGAAGGTACAGATCGAGACCCCCGAGTCCAAGCCCACGACGCAGATGCTGCAATGGCTGAGCCGGATTGCCGAGCCGGTCACCACGGCCGGCATTGTGTTGCTTTTTGTGATCTTGATCCTGCTCGATCGCGACGAGCTCAGGGATAGGCTGCTGCGGCTGATGGGCGGCAATCTGCATCTGGCCACCGATGCGCTGGACGAGGCCTCGCGGCGCATCGGCAAATATCTGCGCATGCAGTTCATCGTGAACCTGAGCTATGGCATCCCGCTGGCTGCGGGCCTGTGGTTGATAGGCGTGCCCGGTGCCATTCTCTGGGGCGTGCTGGGGGCCATCATGCGCTTTGTGCCCTATGTGGGGCCCATGCTGTCGGCCGTGTTTCCTCTGGCACTGGCTTTTGCCGTGGATCCCGGCTGGAATATGTTTCTCATGACGCTGGGCCTGATCTTGCTGCTGGAGCTGATCAGCAACAACGTGATCGAGCCCTGGCTGTATGGCTCCAGCACGGGGCTGTCCACGCTTTCCATCATCGTGGCGGCCACTTTCTGGACGGCGCTGTGGGGTCCCATTGGACTGATTCTGTCCACGCCGCTGACGGTCTGCCTGCTGGTGATGGGGCGCAATATTCCGTCGCTCAAATTCATAGAGATCCTGCTGGGCAGCGAACCCGTGCTGGGTCCGCAGCAGCGCCTGTATCAGCGGCTGCTCGCCGATGACAGCGACGACGCCGTCAGCACGGCCCTGGAGACGGTGGAGCAGGGCCTGCCCGTTAGGCCAGGCCAGCAGGACAAGGCCAATGCCGTGAGCAATTTCTATGACGAGGTGGCGATTCCTGCGCTGCGCATTGCCACGCAGCAGCATCTGGAGACGGCCACGGCCGAGCATAGGCTGCGCCTGTCCAGCGGCATGGATGCGCTGCTGGAAGAGCTGCAGGAGCATTACCCCGTGAGCAATGAGCCGCAGCCGGACGCAGCGGGCAAGCCGCGCAGGCGCTTGCGCATTCACAGTGCTGGCGCGCGCTGGGAAGTCGATACGCTGGCGGCAGCGATGGTGGCCCATGTCGAGGGGCTGTATGGCCATGAGGTCAGCAGCTCCGACTGGGCGCTGGCCACGCAGACCCATCTGGGGCTGCGCAGCAGCCATGGCCTGCCTGCCGACAAGGACTGGCGGCAGGCCATGCAATATACCGATCTGCTGGTGCTGTCCATGTTCAACAGCCAGCCGCAAAGCATGGCACGCCGTCTGGTGCGTCGCATGCAGCGGCGCTGGCCCGATGTGCCTATCGTGCTGGCGCTGTTCAATGCACCGACGGCGGCGGCGGATCCCGGCTTTGCAGCCAGGTGCGGGGCACAAGCCTGCGTGACCAGCATGCATGAGCTGCATCTGTGGGTGGAGGCCTTGCAGGCCGAGGAGCTCAGTGAAGGGGTGATTGCCGCGCCTGTGTCCGAAGACGATGCGGCCAGGGTGCAGTGCCTGCATGACAGCGGCGTCATGGATGAGGCGCTGACGCCGCTGTACCGGGACACGGTGCAAAAGGCGATCAATGCTTTCAACACGCGCTGGGCCCAGGTCTCCTGGGTGGATGCTCAGCATGTCTACGCCCCCGGCAGCCTGCTCGTGCTGCAGACCGAGGGCGACCACGGCGCGGGCATGGCACGCGAGCAGAGCATCTGTTCCTACGTGGTCTACCAGGCGGAGCTGGTCGTGATCGGTGATATCGCTCGCGACCCGCGCTTTTCAGGCAATCCGAACCTGCAGCAAAAGCAGGTGCGCTTCTATGCCGGTGCACCGCTGATCGATCGCAAAGGATATGTGCTGGGCTGCTTTGCCATCATGGATGACCAGCCACGCAATATGTCCGATGACGATATGGCGCTGCTCAGCAATATGGCGGAGCAGCTGATGCAGGACATTCGCGAGACGCGCAGGCAGGGCCATGCAGACAAGGAGTGA
- a CDS encoding iron-containing alcohol dehydrogenase — MAFINYVTQIQFDFGAVKLLRQECERVGISKPLIVTDPGVKAAGILQKALEALGDLPHAVFDQTPSNPTEAAVRAAAELYKTQHCDGLIAVGGGSAIDCAKGVAIAATHEGPLSHYATIEGGSPRIGAHVAPLIAVPTTSGTGSEVARGAIIIVDDHRKLGFHSWHLVPKTAICDPELTYGLPPMLTAATGMDAIAHCMETFMAAAFNPPADGIALDGLTRGWAHIERATRNGLDGEARRQLMSASMQGAMAFQKGLGCVHSLSHSLGGVNPRLHHGTLNAMFLPAVVLFNASAESVQREDRLNRMAHAMGLASGSDIPEAIRDMNARLGLPSGLAAMGVEAGQFQAVIEGALKDHCHATNPRLASAQDYEQLLSSSL, encoded by the coding sequence ATGGCTTTTATCAATTACGTCACCCAGATCCAGTTCGACTTCGGCGCCGTGAAACTGCTGCGCCAGGAATGTGAGCGCGTGGGCATCAGCAAGCCGCTGATCGTCACCGACCCTGGCGTCAAGGCTGCCGGCATTCTGCAAAAAGCCCTGGAGGCGCTGGGCGACCTGCCCCACGCCGTGTTCGACCAGACGCCGTCCAACCCCACGGAAGCGGCCGTGCGTGCCGCGGCCGAACTCTATAAGACCCAGCATTGCGACGGCCTGATTGCCGTGGGCGGCGGCAGCGCCATCGACTGTGCCAAGGGCGTGGCCATTGCGGCCACCCACGAAGGGCCGCTGTCCCACTACGCCACGATCGAGGGCGGCTCGCCCCGCATCGGCGCTCATGTGGCCCCGCTGATTGCCGTGCCCACCACCAGCGGCACCGGCAGCGAAGTGGCGCGCGGCGCCATCATCATCGTCGACGACCACCGCAAGCTGGGCTTTCACAGCTGGCACCTGGTACCCAAAACGGCCATCTGCGACCCCGAACTGACCTATGGCCTGCCACCCATGCTGACCGCAGCCACGGGCATGGATGCGATTGCGCACTGCATGGAAACCTTCATGGCTGCGGCTTTCAACCCGCCCGCCGACGGCATCGCACTGGACGGGCTGACGCGCGGCTGGGCACATATCGAGCGTGCCACGCGCAACGGCCTGGACGGCGAGGCGCGCCGCCAGCTGATGAGTGCCAGCATGCAGGGCGCCATGGCCTTCCAGAAAGGCCTGGGCTGTGTGCACAGCCTGAGCCACAGCCTGGGCGGCGTGAACCCACGCCTGCACCACGGCACGCTCAACGCCATGTTCCTGCCCGCCGTGGTGCTCTTCAACGCCAGTGCCGAGAGCGTGCAGCGCGAAGACAGGCTCAACCGCATGGCCCACGCCATGGGCCTTGCCAGCGGCAGCGACATTCCCGAGGCCATTCGCGACATGAATGCACGTCTGGGCCTGCCTTCGGGGCTCGCAGCCATGGGGGTGGAAGCCGGGCAGTTCCAAGCCGTGATTGAGGGCGCCCTCAAGGACCACTGCCATGCCACCAATCCGCGCCTGGCCTCGGCGCAGGACTATGAGCAGTTGCTGAGCAGCTCTCTTTGA